The following proteins come from a genomic window of Acomys russatus chromosome 17, mAcoRus1.1, whole genome shotgun sequence:
- the Amhr2 gene encoding anti-Muellerian hormone type-2 receptor yields MLRTLGLRPLLHAAAQVSPNRRTCVFFEAPGVRGSAKTLGEVLGTSPGPGQGIRCLYSHCCFGIWNLTNGRAKVEMQGCRDSDEPGCESLQCDPVPRAHPSPASTLFTCSCGADFCNANYSHLPPSGNGGAPGPQDPQVTSGGPVWMALLLLGMFLVLLLASIILALLQRKTCRVDSGSDPEPGTGSSEDCSEELPELAELCFSQVIQEGGHAVVWAGRLQGEMVAIKAFPPRAVAQFRAERAVYQLPGLQHEHIVRFITAGHGGPGPLPSGPLLVLELYPKGSLCHYLTQYTSDWGSSLRMALSLAEGLAFLHEERWQDGRYKPGIAHRDLSSQNVLIREDRSCAIGDLGLALVLPGLAQPPALAPTQPRGPAAILEAGTQRYMAPELLDKTLDLQDWGTALQRADVYSLALLLWEILSRCSDLRPDHRPPPFQLAYEAELGSSPSACELWALAVEERKRPNIPSTWSCSVMDPGGLTELLQDCWDADPEARLTAACVRQRLAALAYPQVAPSFPESCPSAPASVLSLGPQQGSCLLSVHASPGSKSPQPVGTTVRV; encoded by the exons ATGCTGAGGACACTGGGGCTAAGGCCGTTGCTTCATGCAGCTGCACAAG TATCCCCAAACAGGAGGACCTGTGTGTTCTTTGAGGCTCCCGGAGTGCGGGGGAGCGCAAAGACACTCGGGGAAGTGCTAGGTACCAGCCCAGGGCCCGGCCAGGGTATCCGCTGCCTCTACAGCCATTGCTGCTTTGGGATCTGGAACCTGACCAACGGCCGGGCGAAAGTGGAGATGCAAG GATGCCGAGACAGTGACGAGCCAGGCTGTGAGTCCCTCCAGTGTGACCCGGTCCCTCGAGCTCACCCCAGCCCCGCCTCCACTCTCTTCACGTGCTCCTGTGGCGCTGACTTCTGCAATGCCAATTACAGCCATTTGCCTCCTTCGGGCAACGGAGGGGCTCCTGGCCCCCAGGATCCCCAGGTTACCTCAG GTGGGCCCGTCTGGATGGCACTACTGCTGCTAGGAATGTTCCTCGTCCTGCTGCTGGCCAGCATCATCCTGG CCCTGCTACAACGAAAGACCTGTCGAGTGGACAGTGGGTCCGACCCGGAGCCAGGTACGGGCTCCAGCGAAGACTGCAGTGAGGAACTGCCCGAGCTGGCTGAGCTGTGCTTCTCCCAG gtaaTCCAGGAAGGAGGTCATGCCGTCGTCTGGGCCGGGAGGCTCCAGGGTGAGATGGTAGCCATCAAGGCCTTTCCACCGAGGGCTGTGGCCCAGTTCCGAGCCGAGAGAGCTGTGTATCAACTGCCCGGACTACAGCATGAACACATCGTTCGTTTCATCACTGCTGGCCACGGGGGCCCTGGCCCCCTGCCCTCTGGGCCTTTGCTGGTGCTGGAACTGTACCCTAAG GGCTCCCTGTGCCACTACCTGACTCAGTACACGAGTGACTGGGGGAGCTCCCTGAGGATGGCTCTGTCCCTGGCTGAGGGCCTGGCATTTCTCCACGAGGAGCGCTGGCAGGATG GCCGGTACAAACCAGGCATTGCCCACCGAGACCTGAGCAGCCAGAACGTGCTCATCCGGGAAGATAGGTCTTGTGCCATTGGCGACCTCGGCCTTGCCTTGGTGCTCCCTGGCCTTGCCCAGCCCCCCGCCTTGGCCCCTACTCAACCCCGAGGCCCGGCTGCCATTTTGGAG GCTGGCACCCAGAGGTACATGGCTCCAGAGCTCCTGGACAAGACTCTGGACCTACAGGATTGGGGCACAGCCCTCCAGAGAGCAGATGTGTACTCTCTGGCTCTTCTCCTGTGGGAGATCCTGAGCCGCTGTTCAGATCTAAGGCCTG ACCACAGACCACCACCTTTTCAACTGGCCTATGAGGCAGAACTGGGCAGCAGTCCCAGTGCCTGTGAACTCTGGGCCTTGGCGGTAGAGGAGAGGAAACGCCCCAACATCCCATCCACTTGGAGCTGCTCTGTCATG GACCCCGGAGGGCTGACGGAGCTCCTACAGGACTGCTGGGATGCAGACCCAGAAGCGCGGCTGACGGCGGCGTGTGTGCGGCAGCGCCTGGCAGCCCTGGCTTACCCTCAGgtggctccctccttcccagagAGCTGCCCTTCAGCACCCGCCTCGGTTCTCTCCCTCGGTCCTCAGCAGGGCTCTTGCCTCCTCAGTGTTCACGCAAGCCCCGGCTCTAAGAGTCCTCAGCCTGTCGGTACCACTGTCCGTGTGTAA